GCTCGACCTGCAACCGGGTATTCATCTCGATGAAGAACACCTCCTTGCCGTCGGAGACGAATTCGATGGTGCCGGCGCCGACATAGTTCACCGCACCCGCCGCCTTGCGCGCGGCGGCGCAGACCGTTTCGCGCTGTTTGGCGTCCAGCGTCGGCGACGGTGCCTCCTCGATCACCTTCTGGTGCCGCCGCTGCAGCGTGCATTCGCGCTCCCAGAGCGAGAGCAGATTGCCATGGCTGTCACCGATGATCTGCACCTCGATATGCCGGGGGTTTTGCACGAACTTTTCGATCAGCATGCGGTCGTCACCGAACGCAGCCTTCGCCTCGCGCTTGGCGCTGACGATCGCCGCTGAAAGTTCGCCGGCCGAATTCACCACCCGCATGCCGCGCCCGCCGCCGCCGGCGGACGCCTTCACCAATACGGGGAAGCCGATCTTGTCGGCGGATTTTGCGAGCGTCGCCTCGTCCTGGGCCTCACCGTGATAGCCGGGCACCAGCGGGACGCCGGCCTTCTCCATCAGCGCCTTGGAGCCGGATTTTGAGCCCATCGCGGTCATCATCGCGGCGGTCGGGCCGACGAACACCAGTCCGGCATCCAGGCAGGCTTGCGCGAACTCTGCATTTTCGGACAGGAAGCCATAGCCGGGATGGATGGCCTCGGCGCCGGTCTGACGTGCGGCTTCGATCACGCGCGCGATATTGAGATAGCTGTCGCGGGCCCGCGCCGGTCCGAGCAGCACGGCCTCGTCGGCCATGGCGACATGCATGGCGTCGCGGTCGGCTTCCGAATAGACGGCGACGGTGCGCAGGCCCATGGCGCGGGCGGAGCGGATGACGCGGCAGGCGATCTCGCCCCGGTTCGCGATCAGGAGCGTACGAAAACGCCGGTAGAGTTTTGCACGGTCCATCATCACATCCTGAACAGGCCGAATTTCGTGGGTTCGATCGGCGCGTTGGCTGCGGCTGATAGACCAAGGCCGAGCACCAGCCTTGTGTCGGCGGGATCAATCACGCCGTCGTCCCACAGCCGCGCGGTGGCGTAATAGGGGCTACCCTGGTGTTCATATTGCGCGCGAATGGGCGCGCGGAATTTGTCCTCTTCCTCGGCGGACCAGCTATCACCCTTGGCCTCGATATTGTCGCGGCGGACCTGGCTCAGCACCATGGACGCCTGCTCGCCGCCCATCACGGAGATGCGCGCGTTCGGCCACATCCACAGGAAGCGCGGAGAGTAGGCGCGGCCAGACATGCCGTAATTGCCGGCGCCATAGGAGCCGCCGATCACGACGGTGAATTTCGGCACACCAGCGGTTGCAACCGCCGTCACCAGCTTGGCGCCGTCGCGCGCGATGCCGCCGGCTTCGTATTTCTTGCCGACCATGAAGCCCGTGATGTTCTGCAGGAACACCAGCGGGACATTGCGCTGGCAGCACAATTCGATGAAGTGCGCGCCCTTCAGCGAGCTCTCGCTGAACAGGATGCCGTTGTTGGCGATGATGCCGACCGGATAGCCCCAGATATGGGCAAAGCCGCAGATCAGCGTCGTTCCGTAGAGTTTCTTGAATTCGTCGAATTCCGAGCCGTCAACGATCCGGGCGATGATGTCATGCACATCGAACGGCTTGCGCCCGTCGGCGGAGACCACGCCGTAGATTTCTTCCGCCGGAAACAGCGGCTCGCGCGGCTCGCGCATGTTGAGCGCCGCACGCGTCGGCGGCTTCAGCGTGGCAACAATGCGCCGGGCGATCCCGATCGCATGGGCATCGTTCTGCGCATAATGATCAGTGACGCCGGATTGCCGCGAATGCACGTCGGCGCCGCCGAGTTCTTCGGCGGAAACCACCTCGCCGGTCGCAGCCTTCACCAGCGGCGGGCCGCCGAGGAAGATCGTTCCCTGGTTACGCACGATGATGCTCTCGTCCGACATGGCAGGCACATAGGCGCCGCCGGCGGTGCACGAGCCCATCACGATCGCGATCTGCGGAATGCCCTGCGCGGACATCTGCGCCTGGTTATAGAAGATGCGGCCGAAATGCCGCTCGTCCGGAAAGATCTCGTCCTGCATCGGCAGGAAGGCGCCGCCGGAATCGACCATGTAGACGCAGGGCAGATTGTTCTGCCGCGCGATGTCCTGCGCGCGCAGATGCTTCTTCACGGTCATCGGATAATAGGTGCCGCCCTTGATGGTGGCGTCGTTGGCGACGATGACGCATTCGCGGCCCGAAATACGCCCAACCCCCGTGATGACGCTGGCGGAATGGACATCGCCGCCATAGAGGCCGTGGGCCGCAAGCGGCGACAATTCCAGGAACGCGGTGCCGGGATCGACCAGCAGGTCGACACGCTCGCGCGCCAGCATCTTGCCACGCGACGTATGCCGCTTGCGCGACGTCTCGCCGCCGCCGCCGGACACAACCTTGAGCTTCTCGCGCAGTTCGGCCACCAGGCCGCGCATCACGTCGGCGTTGCGGGCAAACTCGGAGGATGTGGGATCGATGGTGCAATGAAGCGGCATGGTCGGCGTTTTCTTTGGATGCTGGAGTGCCCGGGATGGCTTCAGGATGGTCGGAACAGCCCATTCGGAGAGAATGCGACAGCCTGTATCATCTTTGCCCCGTTGTGAAGCTTAAGCCGTCTTTTCAAACAGTTCCCGGCCGATCAGCATGCGGCGGATTTCGCTGGTGCCGGCGCCGATCTCGTAGAGTTTGGCGTCGCGCAACAGACGCCCGGTCGGATAGTCGTTGATGTAGCCATTGCCGCCAAGCAGTTGGATGGCGTCGAGCGCGCATTGCGTTGCCTTTTCGGCGGCATAGAGGATCGCGCCGGCCGCATCCTCGCGCGTGGTCTCGCCACGGTCGCAGGCTTTTGCCACCGCATAAACATAGGCGCGCGAGGCGTTCATCGTGGTGTACATGTCGGCGATCTTGCCCTGCACCAGTTGGAAGGTGCCGATCGGTTCGCCGAACTGCTTGCGCTCGTGCACGTAGGGCAGCACCACGTCCATGCAGGCCTGCATGATGCCGATCGGGCCCGCCGCCAGCACGGCGCGCTCGTAATCGAGGCCCGACATCAGCACGTTGACGCCGCGGCCGACTTCACTGAGCACGTTTTCTTCCGGCACCTCGCAGTCCTCGAACACCAGTTCGCAGGTGTCGGAGCCGCGCATGCCGAGCTTGTCGAGTTTCTGCGCGGTGGAAAATCCCTTCATGCCCTTTTCAATGATGAAGGCGGTCATGCCGCGCGGACCGGCCTCGGGATTGGTCTTGGCGTAGACCACCAGCGTGTCGGCCACGGGTCCGTTGGTGATCCACATCTTGTTGCCGTTCAGCACAAAACGGTCGCCCTTCTTGTCGGCGCGGGTCTTCATCGAGACCACGTCCGAGCCGGCGCCCGGCTCCGACATCGCCAGCGAGCCGACATGCTCGCCCGAGATCAGCTTCGGCAAATACTTCCGCTTCTGCGCCTCGCTGCCGTTGCGGCGGATCTGGTTGACGCAGAGGTTGGAATGCGCGCCGTAGGACA
This portion of the Bradyrhizobium sp. AZCC 2262 genome encodes:
- a CDS encoding isovaleryl-CoA dehydrogenase, with amino-acid sequence MASNWALLLNFDLGETADAIRETVYSFSQNEIAPRAAEIDRSNQFPRDLWPKIGALGLHGITVEEEYGGTGLGYLEHCIAVEEMSRASAAVGLSYGAHSNLCVNQIRRNGSEAQKRKYLPKLISGEHVGSLAMSEPGAGSDVVSMKTRADKKGDRFVLNGNKMWITNGPVADTLVVYAKTNPEAGPRGMTAFIIEKGMKGFSTAQKLDKLGMRGSDTCELVFEDCEVPEENVLSEVGRGVNVLMSGLDYERAVLAAGPIGIMQACMDVVLPYVHERKQFGEPIGTFQLVQGKIADMYTTMNASRAYVYAVAKACDRGETTREDAAGAILYAAEKATQCALDAIQLLGGNGYINDYPTGRLLRDAKLYEIGAGTSEIRRMLIGRELFEKTA
- a CDS encoding carboxyl transferase domain-containing protein gives rise to the protein MPLHCTIDPTSSEFARNADVMRGLVAELREKLKVVSGGGGETSRKRHTSRGKMLARERVDLLVDPGTAFLELSPLAAHGLYGGDVHSASVITGVGRISGRECVIVANDATIKGGTYYPMTVKKHLRAQDIARQNNLPCVYMVDSGGAFLPMQDEIFPDERHFGRIFYNQAQMSAQGIPQIAIVMGSCTAGGAYVPAMSDESIIVRNQGTIFLGGPPLVKAATGEVVSAEELGGADVHSRQSGVTDHYAQNDAHAIGIARRIVATLKPPTRAALNMREPREPLFPAEEIYGVVSADGRKPFDVHDIIARIVDGSEFDEFKKLYGTTLICGFAHIWGYPVGIIANNGILFSESSLKGAHFIELCCQRNVPLVFLQNITGFMVGKKYEAGGIARDGAKLVTAVATAGVPKFTVVIGGSYGAGNYGMSGRAYSPRFLWMWPNARISVMGGEQASMVLSQVRRDNIEAKGDSWSAEEEDKFRAPIRAQYEHQGSPYYATARLWDDGVIDPADTRLVLGLGLSAAANAPIEPTKFGLFRM